A window from Nitrospira sp. ND1 encodes these proteins:
- the thrS gene encoding threonine--tRNA ligase: protein MASQFIHITLPDGTRKQVPAGCTVREALTPEGGRLDAKVLAAKINGEPRDLSCPLEQDATIEPLTFESAEGREVYRHSSTHIMAQAVKEVFPTAQLTIGPALDDGFYYDFAFDRPFTPEDLEKIEARAIEIMKRGLTVTRSELSKQDAIKFFQERGEGYKVELINSFDDASPISLYRQGEFVDLCRGPHLPTTGYVGAFKLLSTGGAYWRGDERNPMLQRVYGTSFPTKKELDAHLAKLEEIKRRDHRKLGKELDLITIQDEIGPGLVLWHPKGSLIRLLIENFWREQHIKDGYDLVYSPHVARLDLWKTSGHVDYYRENMFVSMKLEGSEYQLKPMNCPFHIMIYKSHMRSYRDLPIRYGELGTVYRYERTGVLHGLLRVRGFTQDDAHLFCRPDQIEAEVSRVLDFTFFVLGTFGFTEFEVYLSTRPEKSVGSEENWTIATNALEAALKSRGVAYEVDPGEGVFYGPKIDIKIKDVLGRSWQCSTVQVDFNNPERFKLAYTGEDGKAHQPIMIHRALMGSIERFFGILIEHYAGAFPTWLAPVQAVVLTITDNQQEFAAKIVSTLKSHGFRVEADIRNEKIGFKIREAEKNKIPYMLVVGDKEVQSGMVSVRGRSGANHGSLPIEAFLELLRTDANQTLRQTATHSQTR from the coding sequence GTGGCCTCACAGTTCATTCACATTACCCTTCCTGACGGAACTCGAAAACAAGTACCAGCAGGATGCACCGTCCGAGAGGCCCTCACTCCGGAAGGTGGACGCCTCGACGCCAAGGTACTGGCAGCCAAGATCAACGGCGAGCCAAGGGACTTGTCGTGTCCGTTAGAGCAGGACGCCACCATCGAGCCTCTGACCTTCGAATCTGCCGAAGGGCGCGAGGTCTATCGCCACAGCAGCACCCACATCATGGCGCAAGCCGTGAAGGAAGTGTTCCCGACGGCCCAGCTGACGATCGGCCCGGCATTGGACGATGGGTTCTATTACGACTTCGCTTTCGACCGTCCGTTCACGCCTGAAGATCTGGAAAAGATCGAGGCGCGCGCTATCGAGATCATGAAACGTGGTCTGACGGTTACCCGCAGCGAGCTGTCCAAGCAGGACGCCATCAAATTTTTCCAGGAACGCGGGGAAGGCTACAAAGTGGAGCTGATCAACAGCTTCGACGATGCCTCGCCTATTTCGCTCTACCGTCAGGGGGAATTCGTCGACCTCTGCCGCGGGCCGCACCTCCCCACGACCGGGTATGTGGGCGCCTTCAAGCTGCTCTCTACCGGAGGCGCCTATTGGCGTGGCGACGAGCGGAACCCTATGCTGCAGCGGGTCTACGGCACGTCCTTCCCGACCAAAAAAGAACTCGATGCCCATCTCGCGAAGCTAGAAGAGATCAAGCGCCGAGACCATCGGAAACTCGGCAAGGAGCTCGACCTGATTACGATTCAGGACGAGATCGGTCCCGGCTTGGTTCTGTGGCACCCCAAGGGCTCGCTGATCCGGCTGCTCATCGAAAACTTCTGGCGGGAGCAACATATCAAGGACGGCTACGACCTGGTGTATTCACCTCATGTCGCCCGGCTGGACCTGTGGAAGACCAGCGGCCACGTCGATTACTACCGCGAAAACATGTTCGTCTCGATGAAGCTGGAAGGCAGCGAGTATCAACTCAAGCCGATGAACTGCCCTTTCCATATCATGATCTACAAATCCCACATGCGGAGTTATCGGGATTTGCCGATCCGTTATGGCGAATTAGGTACCGTTTACCGCTATGAACGCACGGGTGTGCTGCACGGCCTGCTGCGTGTCCGCGGGTTTACCCAGGACGATGCGCATCTGTTTTGCCGGCCCGATCAGATCGAGGCCGAAGTCAGCCGCGTACTGGACTTTACATTTTTCGTCCTCGGCACCTTCGGCTTTACAGAGTTTGAAGTGTATCTTTCGACCCGCCCGGAGAAATCCGTCGGCTCCGAAGAAAACTGGACCATCGCCACTAATGCGTTGGAAGCTGCGCTCAAGAGCCGCGGTGTGGCCTACGAAGTGGATCCCGGCGAAGGGGTCTTCTATGGCCCAAAGATCGATATCAAAATTAAAGACGTCCTCGGCCGCTCCTGGCAATGCTCGACGGTCCAAGTGGACTTCAACAATCCGGAGCGGTTCAAACTGGCGTACACCGGCGAAGACGGCAAGGCGCATCAGCCGATCATGATTCATCGGGCGCTCATGGGCTCCATCGAACGCTTCTTCGGCATCCTGATCGAGCACTATGCGGGCGCCTTCCCGACCTGGCTGGCCCCCGTACAGGCGGTGGTCCTCACGATCACGGACAACCAGCAGGAATTTGCAGCGAAGATCGTCTCCACGCTCAAGAGCCATGGCTTTCGAGTTGAGGCGGACATCCGCAACGAGAAGATCGGCTTTAAGATCCGCGAGGCGGAAAAGAACAAGATTCCTTATATGCTGGTCGTGGGAGACAAGGAAGTGCAGAGTGGCATGGTGTCGGTTCGCGGCCGGAGTGGCGCGAATCACGGGAGCCTGCCGATTGAAGCGTTCCTGGAACTTCTTCGCACAGATGCGAATCAAACATTGCGTCAAACGGCAACCCACTCACAAACGAGGTGA
- the infC gene encoding translation initiation factor IF-3, with translation MVPKLRVNREIRIREVRVIGPEGEQLGILPTVEAFNKAQEGGYDLVEVAPTSQPPVCRIMDYGKYKFELSKKDHQSRRHQKSTQVKEIKLRPRTDKHDLEIKIRQIKEFLADGNKTKVTLTYRGREMANQEMGRTMMASVIKECTEAGTVEFAPRMEGRSLIMILAPK, from the coding sequence ATCGTCCCTAAATTACGCGTAAACCGGGAAATCAGGATTCGGGAAGTTCGAGTCATCGGTCCTGAAGGCGAGCAACTAGGAATATTGCCGACCGTAGAGGCCTTTAACAAGGCCCAAGAGGGGGGCTACGACCTTGTTGAGGTGGCTCCGACCTCGCAGCCGCCGGTTTGCCGCATCATGGACTATGGGAAGTACAAATTCGAACTCAGCAAGAAAGATCACCAGAGCCGGCGTCACCAGAAGTCTACGCAGGTCAAAGAGATTAAGCTTCGTCCCCGCACCGACAAGCATGACCTCGAGATCAAGATCCGCCAGATCAAGGAATTCCTGGCCGACGGCAACAAGACCAAAGTGACGTTGACCTATCGCGGACGCGAAATGGCCAATCAGGAGATGGGCCGAACAATGATGGCCAGCGTCATTAAGGAATGTACGGAAGCAGGGACCGTGGAGTTTGCGCCACGAATGGAAGGGCGGAGCCTGATCATGATTTTGGCTCCCAAATAG
- the rpmI gene encoding 50S ribosomal protein L35, giving the protein MKIKMKTHSGAKKRFRRTGTGKLVRRKAGGRHLLTGKPRDRKRNLKGAVEVSSASTPALNRIIPQ; this is encoded by the coding sequence ATGAAAATAAAAATGAAAACCCACAGTGGCGCGAAGAAGCGGTTTCGACGCACAGGAACGGGGAAGCTGGTTCGCCGGAAGGCCGGCGGTCGGCATTTGCTCACCGGGAAGCCGCGCGACCGCAAGCGGAACCTGAAGGGGGCCGTTGAGGTGTCCTCCGCCTCGACCCCAGCACTGAACCGCATCATTCCGCAGTAA
- the rplT gene encoding 50S ribosomal protein L20, with protein sequence MPRTKGGPKTRQRRKKRLKLAKGQYGAKSRLFRTATESVDKGQAYAYVGRKNRKRDFRQLWIARISAATRLHGIAYSRFMNALKKANILLDRKVLSDMAIRDMAGFEKLVGVAKQQLATAAS encoded by the coding sequence ATGCCTCGTACAAAAGGTGGTCCGAAAACACGACAGCGGCGGAAGAAGCGCCTGAAACTGGCGAAAGGCCAGTATGGCGCCAAGAGCCGGCTGTTCCGAACAGCAACCGAATCGGTCGACAAGGGGCAGGCCTATGCCTACGTCGGACGAAAGAATCGCAAGCGCGATTTCCGCCAGCTCTGGATCGCGCGCATCAGCGCTGCGACCCGCCTGCATGGCATCGCGTATAGCCGCTTCATGAACGCCCTGAAGAAAGCGAATATCCTGCTGGATCGGAAAGTGTTGTCCGATATGGCGATCCGGGATATGGCGGGATTTGAGAAACTCGTCGGGGTGGCCAAGCAGCAACTCGCAACTGCCGCGAGCTAA
- the pheT gene encoding phenylalanine--tRNA ligase subunit beta, producing the protein MPTISLQRDDLEALIAGPDEEPARIPLDQLEQWLMLVKGELKGHNSETGELRIELQDSNRPDLWCCEGIARQIRIKQRGSAISYPFFKKPKGVAGKLVVAQGMDQIRPYVAACTAVGYRVTASGLTQLIQTQEKLADIFGRKRRSVSIGLYRLAPIVFPVSYDLVKPDDVRFTPLGMETMMTLREILMVHPKGVEYGGIVGGHDRLPVLRDAKGQVLSFPPIINSREIGEVQVGDHELFVEVTGTDLSMVALTLNIFAANLADRGAVITPVEIHSPVKTNFGRRWSTPIDFGESRTIPLKAIESALGEALGGKEVASALKSYGYTVKSAGQKVAVQLPPYRNDLLHTVDVVEDVAISQGYARFAPVMPSQFTVGGLSRLEQMADRVRHLMVGLEFQEIISNIMGSHQDFCTRMRLDGTEWAKVVEVDNVMSLSYSCLRQWITPSLLQVETNSSRAFYPHRMFEVGEVAIPDASADVGSRTVTMLGAVIAHAGAHFSEIHSCLDLLLYYLDRPFTLEPVDHPSFLDGRAGKIVSNGRVIGLLGELHPEVLEHWQIGVPAVALEVEIDRLLEEV; encoded by the coding sequence ATGCCCACGATTTCCCTTCAACGAGACGATCTCGAAGCCTTAATTGCCGGACCGGACGAAGAGCCGGCGCGGATTCCGCTCGATCAGCTTGAGCAATGGCTGATGTTGGTGAAGGGAGAGCTGAAGGGGCACAATTCAGAGACCGGCGAGCTGCGGATCGAGTTGCAAGACAGCAATCGTCCGGACTTGTGGTGTTGTGAAGGCATCGCCAGGCAGATCCGGATCAAGCAGCGTGGCTCGGCGATTTCCTATCCCTTCTTCAAGAAGCCGAAGGGAGTGGCGGGGAAGCTGGTTGTGGCGCAGGGAATGGACCAGATTCGTCCGTACGTGGCCGCTTGCACGGCGGTCGGGTATCGCGTGACGGCATCCGGCCTGACGCAGCTCATCCAAACGCAGGAAAAGTTAGCCGATATTTTTGGGCGTAAGCGGCGGTCGGTCTCGATCGGCTTATACCGTTTGGCTCCCATCGTGTTCCCCGTCTCCTACGATCTGGTCAAGCCGGACGACGTGCGATTCACGCCGCTCGGCATGGAAACCATGATGACGCTACGGGAGATCCTCATGGTTCATCCCAAAGGCGTGGAGTATGGCGGCATTGTCGGCGGCCACGACCGGCTCCCTGTGCTGCGGGACGCCAAGGGACAGGTGTTGTCCTTTCCCCCGATCATCAACAGCCGGGAAATCGGCGAGGTCCAGGTCGGGGATCATGAATTGTTCGTCGAGGTGACCGGGACCGATCTTTCGATGGTCGCGCTGACCCTGAATATTTTTGCCGCCAATCTCGCGGATCGCGGCGCGGTGATCACGCCGGTCGAAATTCACTCGCCGGTGAAAACCAACTTCGGGCGACGCTGGAGTACGCCGATCGATTTCGGGGAATCCCGGACAATTCCTCTCAAGGCCATCGAGTCGGCGTTGGGAGAGGCCCTGGGTGGCAAGGAAGTCGCCTCGGCGCTCAAGTCCTATGGGTACACCGTAAAGTCGGCCGGGCAAAAGGTGGCTGTGCAACTACCGCCCTACCGCAACGATCTGCTGCATACGGTCGATGTGGTGGAGGATGTGGCCATCAGTCAGGGATACGCCAGGTTTGCCCCCGTCATGCCCTCGCAGTTTACGGTGGGTGGGCTGTCGCGTTTGGAGCAGATGGCCGACCGGGTTCGGCATCTCATGGTGGGTCTGGAATTCCAGGAAATCATTTCCAACATCATGGGCTCTCATCAGGACTTTTGCACACGCATGCGTCTGGATGGCACCGAGTGGGCGAAGGTGGTGGAAGTGGATAACGTGATGTCTCTCAGCTACTCCTGCCTGCGCCAGTGGATTACGCCATCGTTGTTGCAGGTGGAAACGAACTCTAGTCGGGCGTTCTATCCGCACCGCATGTTTGAGGTCGGGGAAGTGGCTATTCCTGATGCGAGTGCCGATGTCGGATCCCGGACCGTGACGATGTTGGGTGCCGTGATTGCCCATGCCGGCGCGCACTTCTCAGAAATTCATTCCTGTCTGGATCTGTTGCTGTATTACCTGGATCGCCCCTTCACCCTGGAGCCGGTGGATCATCCTTCATTTCTCGATGGTCGAGCGGGGAAGATCGTATCGAACGGTCGGGTCATTGGGTTGTTGGGCGAGTTGCATCCCGAGGTGCTGGAGCACTGGCAAATCGGGGTCCCGGCGGTGGCGCTGGAGGTTGAGATCGATCGACTACTGGAAGAGGTGTGA
- a CDS encoding phenylalanine--tRNA ligase subunit alpha, producing the protein MDNLHPLESKVLLALTRQPDAPPTLDQLAASTGLEPSQLSMAVEWLLAKSLIAVQAETVAHIASLTPIGELFFEKYAPIERVLSAAREAGQTGKRLTIQDIQAKEALEPSDVSKAVGTLKKEGAILIVQGGCIESTGRNSATAEAMRSLLQELRSGQRELQSFPEPLRSVLQQHAVKRGNAREPFRIDERVTRSFVLTPAGQEVAEQLSRDGVAEEVSQLTPELLKEGAWRTKRFRKYTISLRAPRIAAGKRHPYREFLDLVKLKLVSMGFQEMRGTLVETEFWNMDALFMPQFHPARDIHDVYFVKNPTHARTIAEPYLTQVTQVHEKGTGAGSTGWGYAFDAERAKRLVLRSQGTAVSARTLAAGASVPGKYFSIARCFRYDQVDATHATDFFQVEGIVLGADINFRTLLGLLNLFAREVAQAKEVKFLPAYFPFTEPSVEMHVRHPKLGWMELGGAGLFRPEVTTPLGVSVPVIAWGLGLDRMAMVALGIHDIRDLFSADLEFIRTMRGSF; encoded by the coding sequence ATGGATAACCTTCATCCCCTCGAAAGCAAAGTGCTGCTGGCGTTGACCCGGCAGCCGGACGCGCCTCCTACGCTCGATCAACTTGCGGCATCAACCGGGCTGGAGCCGTCGCAGTTGAGCATGGCCGTCGAATGGCTGCTCGCCAAATCGCTGATCGCCGTGCAGGCTGAAACCGTCGCGCATATCGCATCTCTGACCCCGATCGGCGAATTGTTTTTTGAGAAATATGCCCCGATTGAACGAGTGCTCTCTGCGGCGCGGGAAGCCGGCCAGACGGGGAAACGTCTCACGATTCAGGATATTCAGGCTAAGGAAGCACTCGAGCCGTCCGATGTGAGCAAGGCGGTCGGCACCCTCAAGAAAGAGGGCGCGATCCTGATTGTCCAGGGCGGGTGCATTGAAAGTACCGGCCGCAATAGTGCCACGGCCGAGGCCATGCGCTCGTTGTTGCAGGAATTGCGGAGCGGCCAGCGGGAGTTGCAGTCTTTTCCCGAACCACTTCGGAGCGTGCTCCAGCAACATGCGGTGAAGCGTGGGAATGCGCGTGAGCCGTTCCGGATCGATGAGCGGGTAACCCGGTCATTTGTGCTGACCCCTGCCGGGCAGGAGGTGGCGGAGCAGCTGTCGCGGGATGGTGTGGCGGAGGAAGTCTCGCAGCTGACGCCGGAGTTGCTGAAGGAAGGTGCCTGGCGGACGAAGCGGTTTCGGAAATATACGATCAGTTTGCGGGCCCCGAGAATCGCGGCCGGGAAACGCCATCCCTATCGCGAGTTTCTGGATCTCGTCAAACTCAAGCTGGTCAGTATGGGTTTCCAGGAAATGCGCGGGACGCTCGTTGAGACCGAGTTCTGGAATATGGACGCGCTGTTCATGCCGCAGTTTCATCCGGCCCGTGACATTCATGATGTCTATTTCGTGAAAAATCCGACCCATGCCCGCACAATCGCCGAGCCGTACCTGACGCAGGTGACGCAGGTGCATGAAAAAGGGACGGGGGCCGGATCGACGGGGTGGGGCTATGCCTTCGATGCCGAACGGGCGAAACGGCTGGTGTTGCGGAGTCAAGGCACCGCGGTGTCGGCGAGGACATTGGCAGCCGGCGCTTCCGTGCCGGGGAAATATTTTTCGATTGCCCGCTGCTTTCGTTACGACCAGGTGGACGCGACCCATGCCACCGACTTCTTTCAGGTGGAAGGCATCGTGTTAGGGGCGGATATCAATTTCCGGACCCTGCTCGGATTGTTGAATCTGTTCGCCCGGGAAGTGGCGCAAGCCAAGGAAGTCAAATTTCTACCGGCCTATTTTCCGTTCACCGAGCCGTCGGTCGAAATGCATGTGCGCCATCCGAAGCTGGGGTGGATGGAATTGGGCGGCGCCGGATTATTCCGGCCCGAAGTGACGACCCCACTCGGTGTCTCTGTGCCGGTCATTGCCTGGGGTCTTGGCCTCGATCGTATGGCGATGGTGGCGCTGGGCATTCACGACATTCGCGATTTGTTCTCGGCCGACCTCGAATTCATTCGCACCATGCGGGGAAGTTTTTAG
- the rpe gene encoding ribulose-phosphate 3-epimerase: MAGRTVRIAPSILSADFARLAEEVARVEDAGADWLHIDVMDGHFVPNLTVGPPIVEALRKVTTLPLDVHLMMTNPDAFIGEFAEAGADYLTVHVETCPHLHRTVQSIKERGVKAGVTLNPATPAGTLSEIVRDADLILIMSVNPGFGGQKFIASSLRKIAEVRALIDRTGSRALLEVDGGVKPDNVQEILAAGAEVLVAGSAVFSTDDYAAAITALRAGHEPAARTARVATAQR; this comes from the coding sequence ATGGCCGGTCGGACGGTACGTATTGCCCCCTCCATTTTGTCGGCGGACTTCGCGCGCCTGGCCGAAGAAGTGGCGCGGGTGGAGGACGCCGGAGCCGACTGGTTGCACATCGATGTCATGGACGGGCACTTCGTGCCGAACCTGACGGTCGGACCGCCGATCGTCGAAGCCTTGAGAAAAGTCACCACCCTGCCGTTGGATGTGCATCTGATGATGACGAATCCGGATGCGTTCATCGGGGAGTTTGCCGAAGCGGGCGCCGACTATCTGACCGTACATGTGGAAACCTGCCCGCACCTGCATCGGACGGTGCAGTCGATCAAAGAGCGGGGCGTGAAGGCAGGTGTGACGTTGAATCCTGCCACGCCGGCCGGTACCCTTTCGGAAATCGTCCGTGATGCCGATCTCATCCTCATCATGTCCGTGAATCCCGGGTTCGGCGGGCAGAAGTTTATTGCCTCGTCGTTACGCAAGATTGCCGAGGTCAGGGCTCTGATCGACCGCACCGGGAGCCGGGCGCTTCTGGAAGTAGACGGAGGCGTGAAGCCGGACAACGTGCAAGAGATTCTCGCCGCCGGCGCCGAGGTGCTGGTTGCGGGGTCGGCCGTATTTTCCACGGATGACTATGCCGCTGCCATTACGGCGCTCAGAGCCGGACATGAGCCTGCCGCTCGCACCGCGAGGGTTGCAACCGCTCAGCGATAG
- the rsmB gene encoding 16S rRNA (cytosine(967)-C(5))-methyltransferase RsmB, with amino-acid sequence MASDLPPSKSRGVVSAGRRAAMKALLAIDTAGMLGDDLFDQVSTREALDLRDRAFMVELVRGVLRYRATLDWRLGLLSDRRITKLPTLVQTILRLGAYQLLYLDRVPDSAAVNESVQMTKQQSRRLGRDWSGFVNAVLRALLRSPEPVWPDAGSHPVEALAVRYSCPAWLVERWCHRLGVERAEALCGASVEAPPLTLRVNTLRTSRAALLGDLAAAQVEAGPTSISEVGIQLARSCSVIDLPGYEEGRFYVEDEAGQLIPLLLDVQPGQRVLDACSAPGGKATHLAALMENRGEIVAVDRASARLDLVMANCRRLGVKILTPLAGDLRALVGAGIVSHPMLSRPFDRILLDAPCSGLGVLRRHPEGKWYKTPESIAQHRQMQVELLAVTSRLLRPGGVLVYSTCSIEPEETESIIDEFCQAHHQFQRESIAPWLPPAGLPFVTPRGDLSTMANSNRMDLFFAARVRRSE; translated from the coding sequence ATGGCATCTGATCTTCCCCCGTCAAAATCACGCGGGGTTGTATCTGCCGGGCGACGCGCGGCCATGAAGGCGTTGCTGGCGATCGACACAGCGGGCATGTTGGGAGACGATCTGTTCGATCAGGTGTCCACACGCGAGGCGTTGGATCTGCGCGATCGGGCCTTCATGGTCGAGCTGGTGCGCGGGGTGTTGCGGTATCGGGCCACTCTCGACTGGCGCTTAGGTCTGTTGTCGGATCGGCGTATTACGAAACTTCCTACCCTGGTTCAGACCATTCTGCGTCTCGGCGCCTATCAACTCCTGTACTTGGACCGGGTTCCGGATTCCGCTGCCGTGAACGAGTCTGTGCAGATGACGAAGCAGCAGAGCCGTCGTCTGGGTCGGGATTGGAGCGGCTTCGTGAATGCGGTGCTGAGGGCTCTGCTTCGATCACCCGAACCGGTCTGGCCCGATGCAGGCAGCCATCCCGTTGAGGCCTTGGCCGTGCGATATTCCTGTCCGGCCTGGCTCGTGGAACGTTGGTGTCATCGCTTGGGCGTCGAACGCGCTGAGGCCTTGTGCGGTGCGTCGGTGGAGGCGCCTCCGCTGACGCTACGTGTGAATACGCTTCGAACCTCCCGCGCGGCATTGCTGGGCGACTTGGCTGCGGCGCAGGTGGAGGCAGGCCCGACGTCGATCAGCGAAGTCGGCATTCAACTGGCGCGCTCCTGTTCCGTTATCGATCTGCCGGGATACGAGGAGGGACGGTTCTATGTGGAGGATGAAGCCGGGCAGCTGATTCCGTTGTTGCTGGATGTGCAGCCGGGGCAACGGGTGCTGGACGCCTGCTCAGCGCCGGGTGGAAAGGCCACACACCTGGCGGCGCTCATGGAGAATCGGGGAGAGATTGTGGCGGTGGATCGGGCCTCGGCGCGACTCGATCTTGTGATGGCCAATTGCCGCCGTCTCGGAGTGAAGATCCTGACGCCCCTGGCCGGCGACTTGCGCGCGCTGGTCGGTGCAGGGATCGTGTCCCATCCGATGTTGTCACGACCGTTCGACCGCATTCTGCTGGATGCTCCGTGCAGCGGCCTCGGTGTGTTGCGGCGTCATCCGGAAGGGAAGTGGTATAAGACGCCGGAGTCCATCGCGCAGCATCGGCAGATGCAGGTGGAATTGCTTGCGGTGACGAGCCGTCTCTTGCGGCCTGGAGGGGTGTTGGTCTATAGTACCTGCTCGATCGAACCGGAAGAAACCGAGTCGATCATCGACGAGTTTTGTCAGGCTCATCATCAATTTCAGCGTGAGTCGATCGCGCCCTGGTTGCCCCCGGCCGGACTGCCGTTCGTGACCCCTCGAGGGGATCTGTCTACGATGGCTAATAGTAACAGGATGGATCTGTTTTTCGCCGCCCGTGTGCGGAGGAGCGAGTAA
- the fmt gene encoding methionyl-tRNA formyltransferase encodes MRIVFMGTPDFAVPSLEALLKSEHQVVGVVTQPDRPKGRGQEVVFSPVKVVCQREGIPVLQPLKMKDPAFLDALRRWTPDVIAVTAYGRILPPAILTLPPRGCINVHGSLLPKYRGAGPIQWAVIRGEQQTGITTMFMAEGMDTGDMLLQETVEIRADDTAGTLAPRLAEVGGRLLVETLRRLEAGTLTPQPQDDAQATMAPLLKKEDGVVDWTLSAMEIANRVRGLSPWPGAYTHVNGERWVLWRVAVGLETSGAVPGTVTKVSKDRVEVATGDGTIQLIEIQPSNSRRMTMAQYLAGHRLAEGLKLQAIPLSQS; translated from the coding sequence ATGCGTATCGTATTTATGGGGACTCCTGACTTTGCCGTGCCTTCTCTGGAGGCCTTGCTTAAGTCGGAACATCAGGTGGTCGGTGTGGTCACTCAGCCTGATCGGCCGAAGGGGCGCGGGCAGGAAGTGGTCTTCTCGCCCGTGAAAGTTGTCTGCCAGCGGGAAGGGATTCCGGTGCTCCAGCCCCTCAAGATGAAAGATCCCGCCTTTCTCGACGCCTTGCGACGGTGGACGCCGGATGTCATTGCCGTCACGGCCTATGGACGCATTCTTCCCCCGGCCATTCTGACGTTGCCGCCTCGCGGCTGCATCAACGTACATGGGTCGCTCCTCCCGAAGTACCGTGGGGCAGGGCCTATTCAATGGGCCGTCATCAGGGGGGAACAGCAAACCGGCATTACGACCATGTTTATGGCTGAAGGGATGGATACCGGCGACATGTTGTTACAGGAAACGGTGGAGATCCGTGCCGACGATACGGCCGGCACGCTGGCCCCTCGGTTGGCCGAGGTCGGCGGGCGACTGTTGGTTGAAACCCTGCGCCGCCTTGAAGCCGGCACGCTGACGCCGCAACCGCAGGATGACGCACAGGCGACCATGGCGCCATTGCTCAAGAAGGAAGACGGTGTGGTCGATTGGACCTTGTCGGCTATGGAGATTGCGAATCGTGTGCGCGGCCTGTCTCCATGGCCCGGCGCGTATACCCATGTGAACGGGGAACGGTGGGTGCTCTGGCGCGTGGCGGTGGGGCTGGAGACCTCCGGCGCGGTTCCCGGAACCGTGACGAAGGTGAGCAAGGATCGGGTTGAGGTGGCGACCGGCGACGGGACGATCCAGCTCATCGAGATTCAACCATCCAATAGCAGGCGGATGACGATGGCGCAATATCTGGCCGGCCATCGACTGGCCGAGGGCCTCAAGCTGCAAGCTATCCCTCTATCGCAAAGCTAA